The Megalops cyprinoides isolate fMegCyp1 chromosome 10, fMegCyp1.pri, whole genome shotgun sequence genome window below encodes:
- the ptpn23a gene encoding tyrosine-protein phosphatase non-receptor type 23: MEAVPRMPMIWLDLKEAGEFQFSPSVKQFILKNYGENPENYNEQLKKLEQLRQSAVNVTRDFEGCSTLRKYFGQLHYLQSRVPLGSGQEAAVPISWTEIFSGKTVTHDDISYEQACILYNLGALHSMLGAMDNRVSEEGMKVSCTHFQCSAGAFSYLRDHFSHNFSVDMSHQILNLNINLMLGQAQECLLEKSMLDNRKSFLVARISAQVVDYYKEACRALENSETASLLGKIQKDWKKLVQMKIYYFAAIAHLHMGKQAEEQQKYGERLAYLQSSLDKLSEAVKLAKGQPDSVQEALRFTMDVIGGKFNSAKKDNDFIYHESVPALDTLPSVKGAPLVKALPVNPTDPSVTGPDIFSKLVPMAAHEASSLYSEEKAKLLRDVMAKINSKNETLEQFMDSLCLDPDTVDNLDMYSHIPPVLMEKCAALSVRPDTVKSLIQSMQTLSGVFTDVEASLREIRDVLDEDEAGDRSLEEVVGKQAVPPPPPALVELRRDLAKYLEAHEKASFTNTELHRAMNLHISNLRLLGGPLDTLREALPHPELSEEEVAGLQCMKRILGKVQEMRDQRSSLEKQLRELIHQDDITAALVTTDRADMKRLFEEQLKKYEQVKVYIDQNLAAQENILKALTEANVQYASVRKSLADTEHKWNTTVQTLVASYEAYEDLMKKSQEGKEFYEDLEGKASRLLERARAVCKARDEERQALLDRELQKKAPPRPTAPKPPLQKKASDIDPASSMEDPELAQLSAAILSLGGDLPEELRSMPPDFSFPAGTRPPAPEAFLPGGTGRSPLHWPGAAMYTPPRFPPHLPPPEVLARLPHFPTQQPQGFPAALPRGPLPQQQPQPPFPQGPQHPPVSGYGLPPPQPQPGPPGGAVPVRPSTTTVDSVQTPITSYTPAPGQPALRAPVPHHPVPPAVSAGYTVPPQMGHFPQYPPQPGVPVHQQQPFPQPPAQFPHPAGQQQPHYQPLPGPVPGPASIPGPSPGPGPAPVPGPASTQQPTHGPRVPLPAQPQYPHYMPQPRQPVPPHFQQPAFPGQLPPQVRVGLPSQPQAGYLPPASLASQPHVMPGPHPPQPHLTPASQAQLPPHAPHPQMPPAPQAQLPPHAPHPQMPPASQAQLPPHAPHPQMPPASQAQLPPHAPHPQMPRAPLPAQAQLPPASVPSQPHLSPQPQLPPASHPGQPHLPQPQPPIRMPQQPLPPHSGAMCYPGGAPMMPHQAPPVTPQQPQPLAPQPLPSVAPTSYSAPPAAAVSAGPLQHPTAMGPPPGAQPLPQHMIPPSSAAPVSQPPNVIPPSPVPSPSPSPGPPSLGLIPQRPSPALTPVGGAPLPPPAASSSPPTSSDSLFQRQSSSTDDLLSSSPESQHGGPKATANVLLPTKADPQDGQRRKKPEGVRLIEGDPYQAPERVSRLCAELERFRAAVQSLERPQPDAGAPSELDLRWKELQELQEKDARQLSIAIARCYSMKNRHQDIMPYDRNRVVLQSGKDDYINASTIEDLSPYCPRIIATQAPLTGTAADFWLMVYEQKVSLVVMLVSEQELEKQKVLPYYPLERGQQLSQGPITLTLTTQKNTPTHVERMIGLQYRDQSLKRTVIHLQFTSWPELGLPDSKSNLIRFIQEVHGHYLHQRPLHTPIVVHCSSGVGRTGALCLLYAALQELEAGNGIPDLPLLVRKMRQQRKNMLQEKLHLKFCYEAVLKHAEQVLQRHGICTAPSSKSTNNTAIKPYSRQESQDIVLGGDMPISSIQATIAKLSIRPPGASEQGPDPGQDLPPSALADVLFHGDLEPGPAPTTQDPPPSESLPVSLSPPPPSSPEKTHSTPPPNQENGNGLDGPDPASATANHHADPSPAPAPALPPALGSSSSSSSLELLASLTPEAFTLDSACRGKQRISKQSFLQPHDGLGLQVAQSEDDPLSNLDPLWTLNKT, from the exons ATGGAGGCGGTGCCTCGAATGCCCATGATCTGGCTGGATCTGAAAGAGGCTGGGGAGTTCCAGTTCAGCCCGTCTGTCAAGCAG TTCATTCTGAAGAACTACGGGGAGAATCCAGAAAACTACAATGAGCAACTGAAGAAACTGGAACAGCTGCGCCAG AGTGCGGTCAACGTGACGCGGGACTTCGAGGGCTGCAGCACACTGCGGAAGTACTTTGGTCAGCTGCACTACCTACAGAGTCGGGTACCCCTGGGTTCGGGTCAGGAGGCTGCCGTGCCCATCTCCTG GACCGAGATTTTCTCTGGAAAGACAGTCACGCACGATGACATCAGTTACGAGCAGGCCTGCATTCTCTACAACCTTG GTGCTCTCCACTCAATGCTGGGAGCCATGGATAACAGGGTGTCTGAGGAG ggTATGAAGGTGTCCTGCACTCACTTCCAGTGCTCGGCTGGGGCGTTCTCCTACCTGCGGGATCACTTCAGCCACAACTTCAGCGTGGACATGAGCCACCAGATCCTCAACCTCAACATCAACCTCATGCTG GGCCAAGCGCAGGAGTGTCTTTTGGAGAAGTCCATGCTGGACAACAGGAAGAGCTTCCTGGTGGCCCGCATCAGTGCACAG GTCGTGGATTATTACAAGGAGGCATGCCGGGCACTGGAGAACTCAGAGACGGCCTCTCTGCTGGGGAAGATTCAGAAGGACTGGAAGAAACTGGTTCAGATGAAGATCTACTACTTTGCCGCCATTGCCCAT CTGCACATGGGGAAGCAGGCGGAGGAGCAGCAGAAATACGGGGAGAGG CTGGCCTACCTGCAGAGCTCCCTGGACAAGCTGAGTGAAGCAGTGAAGCTGGCCaag GGTCAGCCAGACAGTGTGCAGGAAGCCTTAAGATTCACCATGGATGTCATCGGGGGAAA GTTCAACTCTGCCAAAAAGGACAATGACTTCATCTACCATGAGTCTGTCCCTGCACTGGACACTTTGCCCTCTGTCAAAG GTGCCCCCCTGGTGAAGGCCCTGCCAGTGAACCCCACTGACCCGAGTGTCACCGGTCCTGATATCTTCTCCAAACTGGTGCCAATGGCTGCCCATGAGGCCTCCTCTCTCTACAG CGAGGAGAAGGCCAAGCTGCTGCGGGACGTCATGGCCAAGATCAACAGCAAGAACGAGACCCTGGA GCAATTCATGGACTCCCTGTGTCTGGACCCCGACACAGTGGATAACCTGGACATGTACAGCCACATCCCCCCGGTGCTGATGGAGAAGTGTGCAGCTCTGAGTGTGAGACCTGATACTGTGAAGAGCCTGATCCAGTCCATGCAGA CGCTGTCAGGCGTGTTCACGGACGTGGAGGCCTCCCTGCGGGAGATCCGGGACGTCCTGGACGAGGACGAGGCTGGCGACCGGAgcctggaggaggtggtggggaAGCAGGCCGTGcctcccccgcccccggcccTGGTGGAGCTGCGGCGGGACCTGGCCAAGTACCTGGAGGCCCACGAGAAGGCCAGCTTCACCAACACGGAGCTGCACCGAGCCATGAACCTGCACATCAGCAACCTGCGGCTGCTGGGGGGGCCGCTGGACACCCTGCGGGAGGCGCTGCCCCACCCCGAACTGAGCGAGG AGGAGGTAGCGGGGCTGCAGTGTATGAAGCGGATCCTGGGGAAGGTGCAGGAGATGCGGGACCAGCGCAGCTCCCTGGAGAAACAGCTGCGGGAACTCATCCACCAGGACGACATCACCGCCGCGCTGGTCACCACAGACCGTGCCGACATGAAA aggCTGTTTGAGGAGCAGCTGAAGAAGTACGAGCAGGTCAAGGTGTACATCGACCAGAACCTGGCAGCTCAGGAGAACATCCTGAAGGCCCTGACAGAGGCTAACGTGCAGTACGCCTCCGTGCGCAAGAGCCTGGCTGACACTGAGCACAA GTGGAACACCACAGTGCAGACTCTGGTGGCCTCCTACGAGGCCTATGAAGACCTGATGAAGAAGTCTCAGGAGGGGAAGGAGTTCTACGAGGACCTGGAGGGCAAGGCCTCGCGGCTGCTGGAGAGGGCCAGGGCTGTGTGCAAGGCGCGGGACGAGGAGAGGCAGGCGCTGCTGGACAG AGAGTTGCAGAAGAAGGCCCCGCCGCGACCCACGGCCCCTAAGCCCCCCCTGCAGAAGAAGGCGTCAGACATTGACCCGGCCTCCAGCATGGAGGACCCAGAGCTGGCGCAGCTGAGCGCGGCCATCCTCAGCCTGGGAGGAGACCTGCCCGAGGAGCTGCGCAGCATGCCCCCGGACTTCTCCTTCCCCGCCGGGacccgcccccctgcccccgaAGCCTTCCTCCCCGGAGGCACGGGACGGTCCCCCCTGCACTGGCCGGGCGCGGCGATGTACACCCCTCCCCGcttcccccctcacctcccccctccGGAAGTCCTGGCTCGGCTCCCGCACTTCCCCACCCAGCAGCCTCAGGGCttccctgctgccctgccccgcgggcccctcccccagcagcagccaCAGCCCCCCTTTCCCCAGGGCCCCCAGCACCCCCCGGTCTCCGGCTACGGCCTGCCTCCCCCGCAGCCCCAGCCCGGCCCACCGGGGGGCGCCGTGCCGGTCCGTCCCTCCACGACCACAGTGGACAGCGTGCAGACACCCATCACGAGCTACACCCCAGCCCCGGGGCAGCCCGCTCTCCGAGCGCCGGTCCCTCATCACCCTGTTCCTCCCGCTGTCTCTGCCGGGTACACGGTGCCTCCGCAGATGGGCCATTTCCCGCAGTACCCTCCGCAGCCTGGCGTACCTGTGCATCAGCAGCAGCCCTTCCCCCAGCCTCCCGCCCAGTTCCCTCACCctgcagggcagcagcagccccaCTACCAGCCCCTTCCAGGCCCTGTTCCTGGCCCTGCCTCCATCCCGGGTCCTTCCCCTGGCCCTGGCCCTGCCCCCGTACCTGGCCCTGCCTCTACCCAACAGCCCACCCATGGGCCTCGGGTGCCGCTCCCAGCCCAGCCGCAGTACCCCCACTACATGCCCCAGCCCAGGCAGCCTGTTCCCCCTCACTTCCAGCAGCCTGCCTTTCCTGGGCAGCTCCCGCCACAGGTGCGCGTAGGCCTGCCCTCCCAGCCCCAGGCGGGGTACCTGCCTCCAGCCTCCCTGGCCTCTCAGCCCCACGTGATGCCTGGGCCCCACCCACCACAGCCTCACCTAACCCCTGCCTCCCAGGCCCAGTTACCCCCTCACGCCCCTCACCCACAAATGCCCCCTGCTCCCCAGGCCCAGTTACCCCCTCACGCCCCTCACCCACAAATGCCCCCTGCCTCCCAGGCCCAGCTACCGCCCCATGCCCCTCACCCACAAATGCCCCCTGCCTCCCAGGCCCAGCTACCGCCCCATGCCCCTCACCCACAAATGCCTAGAGCTCCTCTCCCGGCTCAAGCCCAGCTGCCCCCTGCCTCTGTCCCCTCCCAGCCTCAcctctccccccagccccagctACCCCCTGCCTCACACCCAGGACAGCCACACCTGCCCCAGCCCCAGCCTCCCATCCGAATGCcccagcagcccctcccccctcactccGGGGCCATGTGCTACCCTGGGGGCGCTCCCATGATGCCTCACCAGGCTCCTCCAGTCAccccccagcagccccagcCTCTGGcaccccagcccctcccctccgtCGCCCCAACAAGCTACTCGGCCCCTCCGGCCGCTGCCGTTTCGGCCGGCCCCTTGCAGCACCCCACCGCGATGGGACCGCCCCCTGGggcccagcccctcccccagcacatGATCCCTCCCTCCTCGGCGGCGCCGGTCTCTCAGCCGCCGAATGTCATCCCGCCGTCGCCGGTCCCCTCGCCCTCCCCATCCCCAGGACCGCCCTCCCTGGGGCTGATCCCCCAGAGGCCCTCCCCAGCCCTCACCCCGGTGGGAGGAGCCCCCTTGCCCCCGCcagccgcctcctcctccccacccaccTCGTCCGACTCCCTCTTCCAGCGGCAGAGCTCCAGCACTGACGACCTGCTCTCCTCCAGCCCCGAGAGCCAGCACGGCGGGCCCAAGGCCACTGCCAACGTGCTGCTGCCCACCAAGGCCGACCCGCAGGACGGCCAGCGCAGGAAGAAGCCGGAGGGCGTGCGGCTGATCGAGGGCGACCCCTACCAGGCGCCGGAGCGGGTGTCGCGGCTGTGCGCCGAGCTGGAGCGCTTCCGCGCCGCGGTGCAGTCCCTGGAGCGGCCGCAGCCGGACGCCGGCGCGCCCTCGGAGCTGGACCTGCGCtggaaggagctgcaggagctgcaggagaaggaCGCCCGGCAGCTGTCCATCGCCATCGCCCGCTGCTACAGCATGAAGAACCGCCACCAGGACATCATGCCCTACGACCGCAACCGCGTGGTGCTGCAGTCCGGCAAGGATGACTACATCAACGCCAGCACCATCGAGGACCTGTCGCCGTACTGCCCGCGCATCATCGCCACCCAGGCCCCGCTCACCGGCACCGCCGCAGACTTCTGGCTCATGGTGTACGAGCAGAAGGTGTCGCTGGTGGTCATGCTGGTGTcagagcaggagctggagaag CAAAAGGTGTTGCCTTACTACCCGTTGGAGCGGGGCCAGCAGCTCTCTCAGGGCCCCATCACTCTGACGCTCACCACACAGAAGAACACGCCCACTCACGTGGAGCGCATGATCGGCCTGCAGTACCGCGACCAGAGCCTTAAACGCACCGTCATCCACCTGCAGTTCACCTCCTGGCCTGAACT gggcCTCCCAGACAGCAAGAGTAACTTGATCCGCTTCATCCAGGAAGTGCACGGACACTACCTGCACCAGCGCCCCCTGCACACTCCCATCGTGGTGCACTGCAG TTCTGGTGTGGGCCGCACCGGCGCCCTCTGCCTGTTGTATGCAGcactgcaggagctggaggcagGGAATGGCATCCCCGACCTGCCACTGCTGGTGAGGAAGATGAGGCAGCAGAGGAAGAACATGCTGCAGGAGAAG TTGCACCTAAAGTTCTGCTATGAGGCCGTCTTGAAACATGCCGAGCAGGTCCTCCAACGCCACGGCATCTGCACTGCCCCCAGCAGCAAGAGCACTAACAACACAGCCATAAAG CCTTACTCACGGCAGGAGTCCCAGGACATTGTCCTCGGGGGGGACATGCCCATCAGCTCCATCCAGGCCACCATCGCCAAGCTGAGCATCCGACCCCCCGGTGCCTCAGAGCAGGGGCCCGATCCAGGCCAGGatctgcctccctctgccctgGCTGATGTCCTGTTTCATGGAGACCTGGAGCCTGGCCCTGCACCCACCACCCAAGACCCCCCTCCCAGTGAGTCCCTGCCCGTCTCCctcagccccccgcccccctcctccccggaGAAGACGCattccacccctccccccaatcaGGAGAACGGCAACGGCTTAGACGGGCCCGACCCCGCCTCCGCCACAGCCAATCACCACGCCGACCCCTCCCCGGCGCCGGCTCCGGCCCTGCCTCCCGCGCTGggctcctcctcgtcctcctcctctctggagCTGCTGGCCTCCCTGACGCCCGAGGCCTTCACTCTGGACAGCGCCTGCCGCGGGAAGCAGCGCATCAGCAAGCAGAG